In the Malaya genurostris strain Urasoe2022 chromosome 1, Malgen_1.1, whole genome shotgun sequence genome, one interval contains:
- the LOC131430935 gene encoding uncharacterized protein LOC131430935, whose translation MPGTVEKIVADADKHLSDITAIVYSQDHVFTSGGDGKVKIWTKDLSLKKEIAVHEAWIYAMAVDSLGRIYTSSCDGTIRCLLNPLQSDDVKELLKCSDEIESLYVDSKDNLWSGDDKGIVTMWVDHKIKFKFNLVEQVRSLAIQNNLIYSIRDNDLTITEVLEGSATGRYITKASVPGKCPVVLCGTCSNNVHSNLAIITRDGLGITLIRNNSKEHFSVQWTKEKAHDMIINCVLGANELLYTAGYDGIVKQWTSLEKDPKLAEEVNTGSGCLNALCLGSERTIVYVGGSDGLLKMVRFSA comes from the exons ATGCCCGGAACGGTGGAGAAGATCGTAGCCGATGCCGACAAACACCTGAGTGATATTACGGCCATCGTGTACTCGCAGGACCATGTTTTCACGTCCGGCGGAGATGGTAAAGTTAAG ATTTGGACCAAAGATTTATCTCTCAAAAAAGAGATAGCCGTTCACGAGGCCTGGATCTACGCAATGGCGGTGGACTCGCTGGGACGGATATATACCAGCAGTTGCGATGGTACGATCCGTTGCTTGCTGAACCCTCTGCAGTCGGATGACGTGAAGGAACTGCTCAAGTGTAGCGACGAAATCGAGTCACTGTACGTTGACAGTAAGGACAACCTGTGGAGTGGAGACGACAAAGGAATCGTTACCATGTGGGTGGACCACAagatcaagttcaagttcaatctGGTGGAACAGGTCCGTTCGTTGGCCATTCAGAACAATCTGATATATTCGATTCGGGACAATGATCTGACGATTACCGAAGTGCTGGAAGGTTCCGCCACCGGTCGTTACATTACCAAGGCCAGCGTTCCAGGCAAATGTCCGGTGGTGCTGTGCGGCACATGCTCGAACAATGTCCATAGCAACCTAGCAATCATTACACGGGATGGTCTAGGAATCACCTTAATCAGGAACAATAGTAAGGAACATTTTTCTGTACAGTGGACCAAAGAG AAAGCACACGATATGATCATCAACTGCGTGCTGGGTGCCAATGAGCTTCTGTATACTGCCGGCTACGATGGAATCGTGAAGCAATGGACGAGTCTGGAGAAGGACCCGAAGCTTGCAGAAGAAGTAAACACCGGAAGTGGTTGTTTGAACGCGTTATGTTTAGGTTCGGAACGAACCATCGTTTACGTAGGTGGAAGTGACGGATTGCTCAAAATGGTGAGATTCTCCGCCTAA
- the LOC131430928 gene encoding uncharacterized protein LOC131430928 yields the protein MEFLPVEILEKIFKNLRYSDLKQASAVCRLWYDVYQRSAFMSKMVLHFKKELTPASIGLFLQSECLYQNIRFTSIPFYDVQKSKRNLCRKDIIYEDECFIQHLRQLMMKFKDALQMLSLCKCHLERGRFLELVQMVPGLKVLDIEECIFAGEECGKTLHLPQLKKFNFKYPEDEIQRFESGHVYCNLSQNQSCLVKLKVQLFLNEMFEDPDSDLWDQLKAVTQMVKRHKKTMKSFKVDSFNEVALKKLIHEDDELQLEKVVFGELKLRKNDQIFYDFLAKQRKIKKLEIAIDSSLDLNNDQYLKAICDNLESLEQFYLDISRNSDSGLEYLKKLQKLKNLVLTKNRNTVSLTPQCFNHIYMPNLKSLGIYYKELPQPAVEQIPLSFPNLMALNLSECEKAVTDCTVQLIFIALPALESLDLSKCKQITERAFLGPVRISNLTKLKDLVLEKCDGVTDLSLEAFDNPGLKSISLAMCNRITNRGWRMLCLKCPNLTWLNASQCRNFDDESARIVATMLTELEILNLFRNGALTDEAVFSIVENCRYLEDLCLTKCRGVKMKKQEYFDDKMYRVNKDCLKKRARKVSQR from the exons atggagtttttaccTGTTGAG ATTTTggagaaaatattcaaaaacctTCGCTACAGTGACCTGAAACAGGCTTCGGCTGTGTGTCGTCTGTGGTATGACGTCTACCAGCGGTCAGCGTTCATGTCCAAAATGGTACTACACTTCAAGAAGGAACTGACCCCGGCCTCTATCGGACTGTTCCTGCAGAGTGAGTGCCTCTATCAGAATATACGCTTCACGTCCATTCCATTTTACGATGTGCAAAAATCGAAACGAAACCTATGCCGGAAAGATATTATCTACGAGGATGAGTGCTTCATTCAGCACCTGCGACAGTTGATGATGAAATTCAAGGATGCGCTACAGATGCTTTCGCTGTGCAAGTGTCACCTGGAGCGTGGCAGATTCCTGGAACTCGTTCAAATGGTACCCGGTCTTAAAGTTCTCGACATTGAAGAATGCATCTTCGCCGGCGAAGAGTGTGGCAAAACTTTACACCTGCCACAGCTCAAGAAGTTCAATTTCAAATACCCTGAGGATGAAATCCAGCGGTTTGAATCAGGACACGTCTACTGCAATCTATCCCAGAACCAGTCCTGTCTAGTCAAGTTGAAAGTTCAGCTGTTTTTGAACGAGATGTTCGAAGATCCGGATAGTGATCTGTGGGACCAGCTGAAAGCAGTGACCCAAATGGTCAAACGGCATAAGAAAACTATGAAGTCCTTCAAGGTGGACAGCTTCAACGAAGTAGCACTGAAAAAACTTATCCACGAAGACGACGAACTGCAGTTGGAAAAAGTTGTCTTCGGAGAATTGAAACTTCGCAAGAATGATCAAATATTCTACGACTTTTTGGCAAAGCAGCGTAAAATCAAGAAGCTTGAAATAGCCATCGATTCCTCGCTGGATCTCAACAACGATCAGTACCTGAAAGCAATATGCGACAATCTGGAATCGTTGGAACAATTTTACTTAGATATATCCAGAAACTCGGACAGTGGCTTGGAATATcttaaaaaactgcaaaagctAAAAAACCTAGTACTAACTAAAAACCGAAACACGGTTTCTCTCACACCGCAATGCTTCAATCACATTTACATGCCTAATCTGAAGTCCCTCGGGATATACTACAAAGAATTGCCCCAGCCTGCCGTCGAACAGATTCCGCTTAGCTTTCCGAATCTGATGGCACTAAACTTGAGCGAATGCGAGAAAGCGGTCACCGATTGTACGGTTCAACTGATCTTCATCGCACTGCCGGCACTGGAAAGTTTGGATCTTAGCAAGTGCAAACAGATAACCGAACGAGCCTTCCTGGGACCGGTGAGGATTAGTAATTTAACCAAACTGAAAGATCTAGTGCTGGAAAAGTGCGACGGTGTGACCGATCTTTCGCTGGAAGCCTTCGACAATCCGGGCTTGAAGAGTATCAGTTTGGCAATGTGCAACCGAATAACGAACCGAGGCTGGCGGATGCTTTGTCTGAAGTGTCCAAATTTAACCTGGCTCAATGCATCCCAGTGCCGCAACTTTGACGATGAATCGGCACGAATCGTTGCCACCATGCTGACGGAATTGGAAATTTTAAACCTGTTCAGGAACGGAGCGTTGACCGACGAGGCAGTATTCAGCATCGTAGAAAATTGTCGCTATTTGGAGGACCTCTGTCTCACCAAGTGTCGTGGGGTTAAAATGAAGAAGCAGGAATACTTTGACGATAAGATGTACCGTGTGAACAAGGATTGTCTGAAGAAACGAGCGCGGAAAGTTAGTCAAAGATAA